The nucleotide sequence TCTTTTGGGGAATCAAGGCACAACGTACAACTACTCCTATGACCCTAGCGTACTGGAGTCTTTTGACAACAAGCATCCGTACCGCGATTATTTCGTAAAATTCAACTGCCCTGAATTCACCAGCCTGTGCCCGATTACCGGCCAACCAGACTTTGCGACGATCTATATCAGCTACATTCCTGACATCAAAATGGTAGAGAGCAAATCGCTCAAGCTGTACTTGTTCAGCTTCCGCAATCACGGCGATTTCCACGAGGATTGCGTGAACGTCATCATGAACGATTTAATCAAGCTGATGGACCCACGCTACATCGAGGTATGGGGCAAGTTCACTCCGCGCGGCGGCATCTCGATCGATCCGTATTGCAACTACGGGAAGCCGGGGACGAAATACGAGGAGATGGCAAGCCATCGGATGATGAATCATGATATGTATCCGGAAAAAGTGGACAATCGGTAGAGCGAGCAGGTTATGAGAAAAGGAAAACCCTTATTATTTTTTAAGGGTTTTTCTTATTTTTCTTCGGCTTCAAAGTAATTACTTCATCTCAAGAATGGTCCCTCCGTGATATGTTTTACATATAATCCCATACACTTTAGGAGGGATGCTCTTGTGGATATTTCCCTTTACCTATTTGTTTCCTTCGCTCTGGCTCAACTTGCGAATAGAATCTACACATACAGACTCACTCGGTACAACCTGGATAGCTTTGGAATATCCAGTATCGGTATGATCATGAGTTTTCTGTATGGTTATTTTCATAGCCGCAAATATACATAATCCATACAGGTAAATGTCGGTCTGCCCCACGTTGTTGCGGAATCATGATTACGTGGATTTCCTCGGAGAATCGTTCGTTCTGGGCACGAAAAACCCTTATTTACAATAAGGTTTTTTTTCCTTTTCCAATTGGAAATCAAGGTAGTGATCGTTGGTGTGATTCTACTCCTTCTGCTACGGTTTACTGCGGAAGGAGGTGATATTATGACCAAGCATCTGTATTTTTACGCAAGTTTCGAAGATGCAGCGCGACTCAATCGGGAGTTGATTCAGCTAGGCTACAGGAATTACTATTTGGAGCCGCACGAACACCTGGTTGCTTTTGTTTTCGCGCCTGTGACCGAGGTGAGCCACGCCATCTTGAAACACTTGTTTGATGCAGATGATCTGTCACAACTAGAAAACTAACTCTGCAGGGCTGGTGCTCCTCGAAAGGGGCATCAGTTCCTATTCCATGTATTCCTTTAAAATGGGCCTTTATTATGTATATTTCTCACCTGAAAATATTGCTAATTTTTGGATGCAAAGGTAATGTATTATTAAATACCAATAAATTGGAGGTGGTAATATTGAAAAAATTTATTCAAACCACACTTCTCGCATTATCTGCCATGCTTGTTATTCCGACAAGCACAATAGCTAGCAGTCCCCAACCACAGTCTACAGAAGCGGTTGCTCCTGTTTCGAAAACCACAGAAGTTTTGCGTTACACTAAATTAGGGAGTAGAAGCTCTGTTGACTCTAAATTGTTCGATATTCAGTCACCTGGAAAGATTACTGTTCATGTAACGCAGAAAAGCAGGCTTTCCTCCATTAAACCCAACTTGACCTATCGAATCTTGAGTTTTGGTCCAGATGGATCTAGTGGAACATTGGGTACTGGACGCTTTGAGGGTAGCGGATCCTTTACTTTTACAAGCTCCGAAGAATTACCCGCAGGAAAATACTATATATTGGTAAGGAACACTGGAATCGGGAGAGCAGTTGGAACCGTATCGGTGACAATTCCTTAAATGTTTGGATTATTCATGGAGGCTTTCGCATATGAAAGCCTCTTTTTTCTACGCAGCTAGTTGCTGACGAATACTTACTCTAGACACTTAACGATTGTGTTCATCTCTCGTTCATATTCAACGATTACACTTACAAGCGTAGTCAAAAGAAATGATACAGGAGATGATCTAACATGTTAACAGCAGCTGTCATTTTTATAAATCTCGCTCTACTTGCCTATACGATTGGCGTATGGAGCGAAAGACGTTCTGGAGAACTAAAGCTGACCCATCTTATCTTTTTTGGTTTCGGTTTAGTATTCGATACCATTGGAACTACCTTTATGAAATTGCTCGCTGAGAGCTCCAGCTTAAATTTGCATGGCATTACTGGGTTGATCGCTCTGATCTTGATGTTTTTCCATACAGTGTGGGCGTGTGTCGTACTGTGGAAAAAGAAAGAAAATCAGATCAAGCAATTCCATAAATTTAGCCTGATCGTATGGATTTTATGGCTTGTGCCTTATTCCATTGGTGTGGCTCTAAGCTTTATGAAATAGGAATACTCTCTATTACGCACCGCGCGCGGACAATCTACCCTTACCTCAACCCTCTCAACTGATGAGAGGGTCATTTGCTTTTCTCACGCCTGTTCAACATATTGTCAACTTTGCGTGCCATTCGACAATATCTCCTAAAGTAATCAGAACGATAATCGTATAAAATGTAATAAATTGGTATTTTTAGAAATATACAACTTTTTAACTGCGACTCGATGATCGTTTTCTAAACAACATTCACCATTTCAGAAAGGTTGATGCTCATGTTTAAAAAAGCACTTATTATCCTGTCATTAAGTTCAGTCGTCGTAGTACCCTCTCTAGCCACACAAGTCCAAGGGGCAGCGCTCCCTACACAGGAAAAAGCAACCACCTACGCTTCCAATAAAAACATCAGAAACGCCACGTATGGTGAAGAAATCTGGGTGTCGCTTACCTCACCTATTCCAGCCGGATGGGTTATCGTTAGAACTGTAGGAACGCAAAACCTGATCAGGAATGTGAACGGTGCTTCTTATAGCACGGAGGTAGAGGTGCTGCTCGCTTCGCCTATCCCAATCGGATGGGTCATGGTTCGAGCCTTTAGAGGATCGAATGTAATCAAAAATATGAACGGTGCTTCTTATGGTACGGAGATAGAGGTGATGCTCGCCTCCCCTATTCCTGAAGGATGGGTCATGGTGCGAGCCTTTGGAGGATCGAATGTAATCAGGAATGTGAACGGTGCTTCGTACGGCACGGAGGTAGAAGTGATGCTCGCTTCGCCTATCCCAAAAGGATGGATCATGGTTCGAACCTATGGAGGATCGAATGTGATCAGAAATGTCAATGGGGCTCCTTACGGAACACAGATTGAGATACTGCAAGCCTCGCCTGTTCCTGAAGGATGGATCATTATCAGTTCAGGTGGAAATTCGAAAGTGATCAGGAAAGTTGGCTAAAGCAAAGCCCACATAGCATGCATCTAGTCCGCAAGCTGACGTCGAAACGCAATCAGCATCAGCTTGCGGGCTTTTCTTTAATAGGTTTCCAACAATGGTGGAATATATAAGGGAAGCAAACGTCCTAAGGAGGCCAATAATGAGCACGTTTTACCAGAAATATGGTGGCGAAGATACGGTCGCAAAAGTAGTGGACTACTTTTATGATTTAGTTTTAGCTGATGACAACGTGAACCACTTTTTCAATAACACCGATATGGAAAAACAGCGTAAACACCAAACAAAGTTCATCAGCTATGCCCTTGGTGGTCCGAATCAATATTCTGGCCAGTCCATGGCAAAAGCTCACGAAGGAATGAATCTGCAACCCATTCATTTTGATGCTATCGTTAAGCATCTGCGTGATGCCTTGACTCACTTTGGTGTCAGCGAAGAAGATATTGCCGATGCTCTCGGCAAAGTTGGATCACTACGGGATGATATTTTGTATAAATAACCGAGCATCAAAACGCCTGATGCAATGGTTCAGGGAACCACTCGACCAAGTGAATTATGCTCCTCTCAGTGGCCCTTCGTTTTCGATTGGCCATTTTTAGTTTGTTCATACACATTTTGTAAAACTCTTAGCAACTCTATTCACTTTATTACGTATATGATAGGAGCAACATATCAACAATGGAGGCAGATTCTCAAATGGAAGATCAATATTATGTTGGTTGGGGTACATTGGCCCTCATCAACGCTGGACTAGCTCAAGGAAAAAATCGTAGCGGTCTTAATTGGTTTTTTCTCTCTTTAATCCTCGGTCCTATCGCAACGCTAATCATAGTAGTCTGGGAAAAACTGCCGGAGCAGAAAGACTTGTCACAGTGAGTATATTGATAAGGAGACACGCATGATGAAAATCCGAAATGTAGAAGAGCAAGACTACCTCAAAGTTATTACGGTTCTCAACGATTGGTGGGGTGGGCGACAAATGTCTGATATGTTACCCAAGCTGTTTTTTATCCATTTCCAGCCAACGAGCTTTATTGTTGAAGAGGATGGAGAAGTTATCGCTTTCCTCATCGGCTTCTTGTCCCAGACGTTCCCCGGAGAAGCTTACATTCACTTCGTTGGGGTACATCCAGACAAGCGAAAAGATGGATGGGGCCGCGAATTATACCATCATTTCTTTCAAACCGTAAAACAAAAAGGATGCGATACGATTCGATGCATTACCTCCCCTGTTAATAAAGGCTCAATCTCCTTCCACACGAAGCTAGGTTTTGCCGTTGAAAAAGGAGATCAAATGGTGGATGGAATCGATGTGACTTCTAATTATGATGGAAAAGGGAACGACCGGGTTACTTTTATAAAAAAGATCTAATCTTATGACCACTCGTCATTATCGTTTACACTATCCAAAAAAGTAGGTCGTTCACATGCTGAAAGCACTTGGTTTTGGCGCTATTTTGCAGATTCTCTGTATGATCATAGCGATGACGACAGGGAACATCGATCAGGCTGGCAATTATGCTGAGTATCTTGCGTTTGGTCTCCTTACACTAGCTGGATTAATGGTCTATAACGCCCTTAGCACTCCCTCAGCTTATTACCAAGAACATGAAGTGCAAGATTATAAAAGCAGATGGAAATGGACCTTAATTTCGTTTGCTTCACAAGCTTCTCTTCTCATTTCCGTAACCAAGAAGCACCATTTCACGTACTAATCAATAGCCACACCAAGTAATTTTTCACGTGGAAGGATGCGGTCTGAATTGAAAAGTGTAAAAGAAATATGGGGCTGGACCAAAACGTTGGGCATCTCCCTTTCACTTGCGTTGCTGGTTAACATATTTGTTCTCCAACCTTTTAAAGTAAATGGACAATCGATGGAGCCCACATTGCAAAACGCCGAACGCATCTATGTGTCGAAATTGTCCCACACATTCTCTTATCTCCCTGAGTACAACGATATTGTCGTGATCGACAGCCGTGTAGACCGGGATCGTACGTTAAAAGATGACATCCTTGAAAATCCTCTGCTCATGCTCGCCATGGGGAATAGCGATGCCAAAACATTCTGGGTAAAACGAGTCATTGGCAAACCTGGCGATACTTTGGAGTTTAAGAACGAGAACCTGTATCGGAATGGGCAGCCGTTAAACGAGCCGTACATAAAAGAAAAGATGGTCGACGTACCTGATTCCAAAATCGTCATACCGGAAAACCATGTGTTTGTGATGGGAGATAATCGTAACAATAGCGATGATAGTAGAGTCATTGGCGTGATTCCACTCGATCATATCATGGGGAAAAAACTGTTTTAATCAGACGAGAGCCTTCTCCAATGAGGAAGGCTCTTTTGCTTTTCGTGTTCTGCATTTGCAAGTTATGAAACGGCATAGACGAATGTCCGTTTCGAAACGCCTGACGAACGCATTTATTAGTGATAAATGATTGTAAAGGGGCGTTTCTTAATGAGCTCTCAGCACTCTCATTCATTACGCTTTATACGATTTGCTGATCGACCTGGGCATTTTCATGGGTATGATACACTAACAAGCATTTCGGATCGTCATCGTCATCGAATACGTGGCAGAACGTCGCCCCCAGAAGGAATGAGAGATCGGCACGTCCATTACTACGAAGGCACGACCACGTTTGATGATGGACATGTGCATCACTACAGGGGATGGACGAGTCCGCCTATTCCGTTGCCAGACGGAAGTCATTACCACGAGTTTTCAGGGCAAACCACTTATGATGACGGGCACACTCATTACTACCGGGGTGTAACCAGCGCGGCCTTATCTTAAGCGAAAAAGGCTGTCCCTCTTTGGAACAGCCTCTCTTCCTCTTCTTATTTTTCCAACACTGGCGCCAATGGACAGTCCAATGTATACAGGTTGCGATACCTTGGATTGTCCTGATACAACTGCTCATGTGTCCCTCGCATTGAGATGAATCCCTGCTCCATAAAAATGATCTCGTCCATTTGCTCTACTCCGCTCAAGTGGTGAGTCACCCAAATCAATGTTTTCCCTTGCAAGACACGGAAGATCGTTGCTATCAGATCGCTTTCAGTCAACGGATCTAATCCCACCGTGGGCTCGTCAAGGAGAACAATTGGCTTGTTTTGCAGCAAAATCCGGGCAAGGGCTATACGCTGCCTTTCTCCGCCAGAGAAGCGCAGACCGGTCTCCTGCATCCGTGTTTGATAACCGTCCGGTAGGGATTCAATCAGTTGATCCAGACCGACTTGAGCTGTCACAGCACGCACTTCTTCATCGGAGGCATCGGGTCGACCCAGCCTGATGTTGTTGGCTACGGTTGTGTCAAACAAATACGGCTGCTGATTCAACACGGAAAACAAACAAGCAGAAGTCTCCTCTGACTGGACAGGCTGCCCATTTACGGTCACCTGACCTGCTTGTGGCTGTATGGCACCTCGAATCAAGTTTAGTATCGTCGATTTACCCGCTCCGCTGCGACCGAGCAACGCGACTTTCCCCCCTTGAGGCACCTCAAACGACACATCCTGCACACTCCAACTGCTGGCATGTGGGTAGCGAAAATGAACATGATCGAGCTTCAAACTACCTCCGGCTTGATTAGCCAGCTTTTCCTTCTGCGCTTCCGCAATGGTTGGACGACTGCCCTCGATCTCCCGAAGCCGCTCCAGAGACTCCTTGTATTCTGGCATTCGCACAACAGCGTCAGAAATACGGGCAAACGCATCCATCAACGGAAAGGCGACCAGTCCAATCGCAGCAACCAACGTAGCAGGAATCTGATCCTCAGCGGCAAGTCCGCCCGCCCAGATGACCAATAAGACAATAGCCCCACCGATTGCACACTGCGACATCCACTGGACGCGCCATTCTCCGCGTCGAATGGCGTTTTCGATTTGGGCAGCTGTCTTTTGCCGTCTTGTAAACAACTGGAGAAACTGCTGCGTACGACCACTGAGAATCCAGTCACTCATGCCAAAAACAGCATCGGTCAGCTCCCGGTATGCTGCCTGTCTCTCCTGCTTGAACCGACGACTCTTGGCAATGGATGACCACAAGACTACCGCGGGTGCAACAAACAGCAGAAAACCACAGTACAACGCCATCAGCAGCGCGAACATCCCGTCCATTCTTCCCAGTGCTACAATACCTGCCCCATAGAGGAGGACCGCCGAGACGGCTGGCAGCACAAAGCGCAGATAAACATTCTGTAGTTGCTCAATGTCATCCGCTAGTACACCAAGCAAATCTCCCGTACGAAAACGAGTGCCAAGGAGCTGATCTTGCGGCTCGATGGCCTGATACAAACGCACACGCATACGCGATAACACACGCAAAGCTGCATCGTGCCCAACCAAACGCTCCAGATACTGAATGACTGCTTTGCTAAAACCAAATGCCCGGACAAGTACGATGGGAACATAGACCATTAAGACGTTTTCGGGCTGGAGTGCGGAGCGAGAAATCAGATACCCGGACGTATACAGCAAAGCACCCGCGCATGCCACTGCCAAGGTTCCCAGCAAAGCCGCTGCGGCAAACTGCCAGAAAAACTGGCGAAAGTATGGAAGAAACCACCCCTGATTGCCTTCTCGCGCTTCCTTCATCCTTTCTCCCCCTTGGCACCAGCTGTCAACAACCGATAAAATACACTTTTTTGTGCAACGAGCTGTTCATAGGTCCCCACTTCTACCAGCCGTCCCTGGTCGATTACCCAAATCCAATCCATGTCTCGCATCCAATGCAAGCGATGCGTGGCCAAAAATACGCGCCTGTCCCCCAACACCGACAACATGGTCTGTTTGAGCTCCCATTCCGTTTCAATATCTAAGTGAGCAGTCGGTTCGTCGAGCAAAATCACTGGTCGGTTACCAAGCAGTGCACGTCCCAATGCAACTCGCTGTGCCTGTCCGCCGCTTAACGTGCGTCCCCCTTCGCCAATGATTTCGTCACAGCCATTTGGCAAGCTGTCCACCAGCTCTCCCAGACCAACATCACGAATCACTTGCTCCACCTGTTCCTGCGTCGCTTCCGGCTCATAGAAGCGAATGTTATCCGCCAACGATTGATTGAACAAATACGGATGCTGTGGAATGTAAGCGATTTGCCGCTGCCACTCCTGCTTCGCATCCCCCGTAATGGGTTGCCCATCTACTTGTACCACGCCAGCTTCGGGATCAGAAAAGCCGCCTAACACTCCCAGGAGGGTTGATTTTCCAGCCCCGCTCGCCCCTACAATGCCCACTCTTCTCATGTTGCTGCCCAATTCCGCAGATACCTGACCCAGTACCTGTCTTCCATTCTCACCGACGACACGAATATCGGACAAGGTAATCGTTCCATCCAATACACCTGTCAGAGACGTCTGGCTATCTGTTGCTTGTGGCTCCGCCTTATGTTCATCCGTGGCGGCACTATCGATAATGGTACGAATAGTCCCCAACGCTTCCTTGCCATCCAATGAGGCGTGATAGTCCGATCCCAGCATCCGTACTGGCAAAAAGTATTCCGGTGCAACAATCAGGATGACCAATGCCGTTTCAAATCCAAAGTTTCCTTCAATCAGCCGCAACCCAAGACCAACCGCCACAAACGCAACTGACAGCATACTGAAGAAGTCAAGTGCCAATGAAGACAAAAAGGCTACGCGCAACGTGCGCATCGTAGCAGATCGATATTGATCGCTCACTCGCCCGACGGTTTCCCCATGGTCTTTGCTACGTCCCAAAAACCGGAGCGTCGCAAGCCCGCGAAGCGAATCGGTGAAGTGATGGGATAGCATTCGATACGAACGCCATTGTTTGTCTGCCTGTTTACGCGCCGCCAGACCAAGTACGATAAAAAATCCAATGAGAACAGGCATCGTTACCGTCAGGATCAGTCCAGAAATCACATCTTGCATGTAGACAAATGCCAGAAGCGGAAACGTAACAAAAACCATATCCAGCGTACGCGGAACAGACAACTCCAGGTAGGTACGTACACGCTCTACACCTTCCAGGACAAGCGTAACAAGCTTTCCGCTTCCTTCACTGGCGGCAAAACGTGGACCACGCTCGAACAATCGAGATAGAACTCGCTCTTGCAAAGACTCACTGGAAGCTTCAGCAAAACGGCCAGCGACTTTCTTTTGCAGCCAAACGATGGTATGACGAGCGGCTATCATGACCAAAAACAGTGCAAGCGGCTGATACGCCATCTGAACGGCTTGACCTTCAAACAAGATCGCGATCGACTTCGCCAAGAGTAGTGCCTGACCGATAATCGCCGCACTTTGCAGGAGGGAAAGACCGGCTAGCAGCAGCATAACCGGTCGGATTCCTTGTAAGCGGAACAATTCCTTGTCCATTAGTACTCCAAATGATCCTTTTCAGTGACTCGTTTGTGGAAAACGAAGTAGCTCCACGCCTGATAGGCAAGCACAAACGGTAAAAGCACTGCTGCAACAATGGTCATTGCTTTTAACGTGTAAGGACTCGAAGCTGCATTATAGAGGGTCAAATCAAAGGCGCTATCAATCGTGCTGACCATCACCCGTGGGAACAAGCCGATAAACATCGAGACAAACGTCAAAAGGATCATCGCACCTGTCATCCCGAAAGCCCATCCTTCCCGGCCTTGTCTCAAGAAGTGACGAGCCAGTACAAAAGCCACAGCACCTAAGAGTACGGCTGCTGTCAACAAAATACCCTGGCGCTCAAAGAGATCGGTTACCATGACTGTCCACCCTACAAGCACCGCCATGAGAACCGCTTGCATCGGCAACAGCTTTGCTGCCAGTACACGTGATTTTTCACGCAGCTCGCCCACGGTTCGTAGCGAGATGAAGTTCAGGCCGTGCAACAAGCATAGTCCTGTAACTGTCACACCTGCCCACAGCGAGTAACCATTCACAATGTCAGAGAAGCCAGCAGTCATTTCCATATTCTGATCAATCGGCACACCCTTCACGAGGCTGGCAAAGACCATTCCGAACAACATTGGCGGTACAAAGCTTCCAATCAGAATCGCTGCGTCCCACGTCTTTTTCCAAGCCTCGCCTTTCCCTTTGCCTCTAAATTCAAATGCTACGCCGCGTCCAATCAACGCAAGTAGAATCAGCGTAAGCACGAGATAATACCCGCTAAACATCGTGGAGTACCACTCCGGAAACGCTGCAAACATCGCACCAGCGGCTGTAATCAGCCAGACTTCATTGGCATCCCAGAACGGGCCAATCGTATTGATCAAAACCCGGGTTTGCAAATCATTTCGTGATAGCAGACGTGTCGCCATTCCGACACCAAAGTCGAAGCCTTCGAGAAAGAAAAATCCGGTAAACAGAACGGCAATGAGCAAGAACCACAGTTCATTAAGCTCCATAACGTTCACTCCTTACACGATCAAATGGGTCCTGAAGCTGTAAATCCTCTACATCCCCATGACTATCCATATCCGGTCCTTTTTTGGCCACACGAGCAAACAGATAAGCCAAGAGACACAGCAGGATGAGATAAATCGTCGTGAAGGCGATGAGAGAAAACCATACCTCTCCTGTGCTAATGCTTGGCGAAACTGAATCTTCAACACGCAGTAGCCCGAATACCGTCCACGGCTGACGCCCTACCTCCGTCATAATCCACCCTGCCGAGTTTGCGATGAATGGCAACGAGATACCCGCAACCATCAACTGCATGAACCGCTTGTTTGGCTGTTCCAGCTTTTTGCGTAAAGCGAGATATGCCCCGTACAAAGCCAGCAAAATCATTGCACTACCGCCCGCTACCATGATGCGGAAGCTCCAGAAGGTCGTCCGAACGGGTGGAATGTAGTTTCCTGGACCGTAGGTTTTCTCATACTCAGCTTGCAATTCCAACATGCCCGGTACAGAACCTGAAAGTGAATTGTACGTCAGGACGCTAAGCAGATAAGGAATCTTTATTTCAAAACCGTTTTCTTGTTTTTCTGGATCAATCGTTGCAAAAACTGTCCAAGGTGCTGGATCTGAGCTTGTTTCCCAGAGCCCTTCACTCGCTGCCATTTTCATCGGTTGGGTAGCAACCAAATACTGTGCCTGACCATGACCGAATTGAGCAATAGCAAGTGAGGAAATCAATGCTACCACGATCGCAATTTTGAAAGATTGCACAAAGAATGTAACGTCTTGTTTTTTCAACAGCTTCCAAGCACTGATACCTGCTACCAGGAAGGCACCTGTCGCAAATGCCGCAAATACGGTATGCGGGAATTCATATAGTAATTGTCCATTGGTAAGGAGAGCGAAGAAATCGACCATCTCTGCACGTCCGTTATTGATAGCGAAGCCGACTGGCTGCTGCATGAACGAGTTGGCTGCCAAAATCCAAAGAGCCGAAAGAATCGTTCCGATGGATACGAGCCAAATACATGCGAGATGCACACCTTTGGACAAACGATCCCAACCAAACACCCAAAGCCCAATAAAAGTCGATTCGAGGAAAAATGCTAAGAGGGCCTCAATCGCTAGCGGCGTTCCAAATACGTCGCCGACGAATCGTGAGAAATCAGACCAGTTCATCCCAAATTGGAACTCCTGCATGATCCCTGTCACGATCCCCACAGCAAAATTTATGAGCAAAAAGGTTCCCCAAAACTTGGCCATTTTTTTGTACAAGTCA is from Brevibacillus brevis and encodes:
- a CDS encoding YmaF family protein; translated protein: MSSQHSHSLRFIRFADRPGHFHGYDTLTSISDRHRHRIRGRTSPPEGMRDRHVHYYEGTTTFDDGHVHHYRGWTSPPIPLPDGSHYHEFSGQTTYDDGHTHYYRGVTSAALS
- a CDS encoding cytochrome ubiquinol oxidase subunit I, which produces MDIVDLGRLQFAITTIFHFVFVPISIGLSLLVAIMETMYVVKKNDLYKKMAKFWGTFLLINFAVGIVTGIMQEFQFGMNWSDFSRFVGDVFGTPLAIEALLAFFLESTFIGLWVFGWDRLSKGVHLACIWLVSIGTILSALWILAANSFMQQPVGFAINNGRAEMVDFFALLTNGQLLYEFPHTVFAAFATGAFLVAGISAWKLLKKQDVTFFVQSFKIAIVVALISSLAIAQFGHGQAQYLVATQPMKMAASEGLWETSSDPAPWTVFATIDPEKQENGFEIKIPYLLSVLTYNSLSGSVPGMLELQAEYEKTYGPGNYIPPVRTTFWSFRIMVAGGSAMILLALYGAYLALRKKLEQPNKRFMQLMVAGISLPFIANSAGWIMTEVGRQPWTVFGLLRVEDSVSPSISTGEVWFSLIAFTTIYLILLCLLAYLFARVAKKGPDMDSHGDVEDLQLQDPFDRVRSERYGA
- the lepB gene encoding signal peptidase I codes for the protein MRSELKSVKEIWGWTKTLGISLSLALLVNIFVLQPFKVNGQSMEPTLQNAERIYVSKLSHTFSYLPEYNDIVVIDSRVDRDRTLKDDILENPLLMLAMGNSDAKTFWVKRVIGKPGDTLEFKNENLYRNGQPLNEPYIKEKMVDVPDSKIVIPENHVFVMGDNRNNSDDSRVIGVIPLDHIMGKKLF
- a CDS encoding GNAT family N-acetyltransferase yields the protein MKIRNVEEQDYLKVITVLNDWWGGRQMSDMLPKLFFIHFQPTSFIVEEDGEVIAFLIGFLSQTFPGEAYIHFVGVHPDKRKDGWGRELYHHFFQTVKQKGCDTIRCITSPVNKGSISFHTKLGFAVEKGDQMVDGIDVTSNYDGKGNDRVTFIKKI
- the queF gene encoding preQ(1) synthase, with product MAHQQERDLSSLTLLGNQGTTYNYSYDPSVLESFDNKHPYRDYFVKFNCPEFTSLCPITGQPDFATIYISYIPDIKMVESKSLKLYLFSFRNHGDFHEDCVNVIMNDLIKLMDPRYIEVWGKFTPRGGISIDPYCNYGKPGTKYEEMASHRMMNHDMYPEKVDNR
- the cydD gene encoding thiol reductant ABC exporter subunit CydD, producing the protein MDKELFRLQGIRPVMLLLAGLSLLQSAAIIGQALLLAKSIAILFEGQAVQMAYQPLALFLVMIAARHTIVWLQKKVAGRFAEASSESLQERVLSRLFERGPRFAASEGSGKLVTLVLEGVERVRTYLELSVPRTLDMVFVTFPLLAFVYMQDVISGLILTVTMPVLIGFFIVLGLAARKQADKQWRSYRMLSHHFTDSLRGLATLRFLGRSKDHGETVGRVSDQYRSATMRTLRVAFLSSLALDFFSMLSVAFVAVGLGLRLIEGNFGFETALVILIVAPEYFLPVRMLGSDYHASLDGKEALGTIRTIIDSAATDEHKAEPQATDSQTSLTGVLDGTITLSDIRVVGENGRQVLGQVSAELGSNMRRVGIVGASGAGKSTLLGVLGGFSDPEAGVVQVDGQPITGDAKQEWQRQIAYIPQHPYLFNQSLADNIRFYEPEATQEQVEQVIRDVGLGELVDSLPNGCDEIIGEGGRTLSGGQAQRVALGRALLGNRPVILLDEPTAHLDIETEWELKQTMLSVLGDRRVFLATHRLHWMRDMDWIWVIDQGRLVEVGTYEQLVAQKSVFYRLLTAGAKGEKG
- the cydC gene encoding thiol reductant ABC exporter subunit CydC is translated as MKEAREGNQGWFLPYFRQFFWQFAAAALLGTLAVACAGALLYTSGYLISRSALQPENVLMVYVPIVLVRAFGFSKAVIQYLERLVGHDAALRVLSRMRVRLYQAIEPQDQLLGTRFRTGDLLGVLADDIEQLQNVYLRFVLPAVSAVLLYGAGIVALGRMDGMFALLMALYCGFLLFVAPAVVLWSSIAKSRRFKQERQAAYRELTDAVFGMSDWILSGRTQQFLQLFTRRQKTAAQIENAIRRGEWRVQWMSQCAIGGAIVLLVIWAGGLAAEDQIPATLVAAIGLVAFPLMDAFARISDAVVRMPEYKESLERLREIEGSRPTIAEAQKEKLANQAGGSLKLDHVHFRYPHASSWSVQDVSFEVPQGGKVALLGRSGAGKSTILNLIRGAIQPQAGQVTVNGQPVQSEETSACLFSVLNQQPYLFDTTVANNIRLGRPDASDEEVRAVTAQVGLDQLIESLPDGYQTRMQETGLRFSGGERQRIALARILLQNKPIVLLDEPTVGLDPLTESDLIATIFRVLQGKTLIWVTHHLSGVEQMDEIIFMEQGFISMRGTHEQLYQDNPRYRNLYTLDCPLAPVLEK
- the cydB gene encoding cytochrome d ubiquinol oxidase subunit II produces the protein MELNELWFLLIAVLFTGFFFLEGFDFGVGMATRLLSRNDLQTRVLINTIGPFWDANEVWLITAAGAMFAAFPEWYSTMFSGYYLVLTLILLALIGRGVAFEFRGKGKGEAWKKTWDAAILIGSFVPPMLFGMVFASLVKGVPIDQNMEMTAGFSDIVNGYSLWAGVTVTGLCLLHGLNFISLRTVGELREKSRVLAAKLLPMQAVLMAVLVGWTVMVTDLFERQGILLTAAVLLGAVAFVLARHFLRQGREGWAFGMTGAMILLTFVSMFIGLFPRVMVSTIDSAFDLTLYNAASSPYTLKAMTIVAAVLLPFVLAYQAWSYFVFHKRVTEKDHLEY
- a CDS encoding HsmA family protein; the protein is MLTAAVIFINLALLAYTIGVWSERRSGELKLTHLIFFGFGLVFDTIGTTFMKLLAESSSLNLHGITGLIALILMFFHTVWACVVLWKKKENQIKQFHKFSLIVWILWLVPYSIGVALSFMK
- a CDS encoding group I truncated hemoglobin: MSTFYQKYGGEDTVAKVVDYFYDLVLADDNVNHFFNNTDMEKQRKHQTKFISYALGGPNQYSGQSMAKAHEGMNLQPIHFDAIVKHLRDALTHFGVSEEDIADALGKVGSLRDDILYK